A genomic region of Eucalyptus grandis isolate ANBG69807.140 chromosome 5, ASM1654582v1, whole genome shotgun sequence contains the following coding sequences:
- the LOC120286212 gene encoding zinc finger CCCH domain-containing protein 48-like isoform X2, giving the protein MAIKTARSTVGWPHDSAAHYKAPTSRRRVCTYWLAGKCNRNPCRFSHDASLPRNVYHRAAKQSSHMAEDCPGRKRPECSPVNSAISTSGGRRNPPKPLEKLCHHWIFGNCVKGDACPFLHSWFHGVDFAMLAKLEGHKKGVSGIALPSGSTKLYSGSKDGTARIWDCHTGQCDQVINLGGEVGCFTCEGPWVFVGLPNTVKAYNIQNGASYNISGPVGQVHALEVANDMLFAGAQDGTILVWKGGSEADPFQMAAPLRGHMKGVVSLTVGRDRLYSGSIDRTIRVWDLHTLECVQELVGHTDVVMSLLCWDQYLISCSLDKKIKVWGVATEGGSLEVGYTHHEDHGILALSGTIDARGKPVLLCACLDNTVRLYELPSFTERGKIFSRREVRTLQTAAGGLFFTGDAAGTLTVWNWLDSPKSQKEQLPQPMESC; this is encoded by the exons ATGGCTATTAAGACAGCAAGGAGTACTGTGGGTTGGCCACACGATTCAGCTGCTCACTATAAAGCGCCAACAAGCCGCAGAAGAGTTTGCACTTACTGGTTAGCAGGGAAATGCAACCGGAATCCCTGTAGGTTTTCGCACGATGCATCTCTTCCGCGCAATGTTTACCATCGAGCTGCAAAGCAGTCCAGTCATATGGCTGAGGATTGCCCTGGGAGGAAGCGCCCTGAATGTAGTCCAGTGAATTCGGCAATTTCAACTTCTGGAGGGAGGAGAAACCCTCCAAAGCCCCTAGAAAAACTATGCCATCACTGGATATTTGGCAACTGCGTGAAAGGAGATGCATGTCCTTTTTTGCATTCATGGTTTCATGGTGTTGATTTTGCTATGTTGGCAAAGCTTGAGGGCCATAAAAAG GGTGTTTCTGGGATAGCACTTCCTTCCGGATCTACTAAGCTCTACTCTGGAAGCAAAGACGGAACGGCTAGAATCTGGGACTGTCACACTGGTCAATGTGATCAGGTGATCAACCTTGGAGGAGAAGTTGGGTGTTTTACTTGTGAAGGTCCTTGGGTGTTTGTTGGCCTGCCCAATACTGTTAAG GCATATAATATCCAGAATGGTGCTAGCTACAATATCAGTGGACCAGTTGGACAGGTTCATGCTCTGGAAGTTGCTAATGACATGCTTTTTGCTGGAGCCCAG GATGGCACTATCTTGGTGTGGAAAGGAGGTAGCGAGGCTGATCCTTTTCAGATGGCTGCGCCTCTCAGGGGCCACATGAAGGGCGTGGTATCATTAACTGTTGGGCGCGACCGGTTGTATTCTGGTTCCATTGACCGGACCATAAGG GTGTGGGACTTGCACACTCTGGAGTGTGTTCAGGAACTTGTTGGACACACTGATGTGGTGATGTCACTTCTTTGCTGGGACCAGTACCTGATATCCTGTTCATTGGATAAGAAAATTAAGGTCTGGGGGGTTGCCACTGAAGGAGGCAGCTTGGAAGTTGGCTATACACATCATGAGGACCAT GGAATTCTTGCACTGTCAGGGACGATTGATGCACGTGGTAAGCCGGTCCTTCTCTGTGCATGCCTTGACAACACTGTTCGGTTGTACGAGCTCCCATC GTTCACCGAAAGGGGCAAGATATTCTCAAGACGAGAAGTTAGGACTCTTCAAACGGCTGCCGGAGGCCTATTCTTCACTGGAGATGCTGCGGGGACATTGACCGTTTGGAACTGGTTGGATTCTCCAAAGAGCCAAAAAGAGCAGCTTCCTCAACCGATGGAGTCATGCTAA
- the LOC120286212 gene encoding zinc finger CCCH domain-containing protein 17-like isoform X4, protein MLAKLEGHKKGVSGIALPSGSTKLYSGSKDGTARIWDCHTGQCDQVINLGGEVGCFTCEGPWVFVGLPNTVKAYNIQNGASYNISGPVGQVHALEVANDMLFAGAQDGTILVWKGGSEADPFQMAAPLRGHMKGVVSLTVGRDRLYSGSIDRTIRVWDLHTLECVQELVGHTDVVMSLLCWDQYLISCSLDKKIKVWGVATEGGSLEVGYTHHEDHGILALSGTIDARGKPVLLCACLDNTVRLYELPSFTERGKIFSRREVRTLQTAAGGLFFTGDAAGTLTVWNWLDSPKSQKEQLPQPMESC, encoded by the exons ATGTTGGCAAAGCTCGAGGGCCATAAAAAG GGTGTTTCTGGGATAGCACTTCCTTCCGGATCTACTAAGCTCTACTCTGGAAGCAAAGACGGAACGGCTAGAATCTGGGACTGTCACACTGGTCAATGTGATCAGGTGATCAACCTTGGAGGAGAAGTTGGGTGTTTTACTTGTGAAGGTCCTTGGGTGTTTGTTGGCCTGCCCAATACTGTTAAG GCATATAATATCCAGAATGGTGCTAGCTACAATATCAGTGGACCAGTTGGACAGGTTCATGCTCTGGAAGTTGCTAATGACATGCTTTTTGCTGGAGCCCAG GATGGCACTATCTTGGTGTGGAAAGGAGGTAGCGAGGCTGATCCTTTTCAGATGGCTGCGCCTCTCAGGGGCCACATGAAGGGCGTGGTATCATTAACTGTTGGGCGCGACCGGTTGTATTCTGGTTCCATTGACCGGACCATAAGG GTGTGGGACTTGCACACTCTGGAGTGTGTTCAGGAACTTGTTGGACACACTGATGTGGTGATGTCACTTCTTTGCTGGGACCAGTACCTGATATCCTGTTCATTGGATAAGAAAATTAAGGTCTGGGGGGTTGCCACTGAAGGAGGCAGCTTGGAAGTTGGCTATACACATCATGAGGACCAT GGAATTCTTGCACTGTCAGGGACGATTGATGCACGTGGTAAGCCGGTCCTTCTCTGTGCATGCCTTGACAACACTGTTCGGTTGTACGAGCTCCCATC GTTCACCGAAAGGGGCAAGATATTCTCAAGACGAGAAGTTAGGACTCTTCAAACGGCTGCCGGAGGCCTATTCTTCACTGGAGATGCTGCGGGGACATTGACCGTTTGGAACTGGTTGGATTCTCCAAAGAGCCAAAAAGAGCAGCTTCCTCAACCGATGGAGTCATGCTAA
- the LOC120286212 gene encoding zinc finger CCCH domain-containing protein 48-like isoform X3, producing MAIKTARSTVGWPHDSAAHYKAPTSRRRVCTYWLAGKCNRNPCRFSHDASLPRNVYHRAAKQSSHMAEDCPGRKRPECSPVNSAISTSGGRRNPPKPLEKLCHHWIFGNCVKGDACPFLHSWFHGVDFAMLAKLEGHKKGVSGIALPSGSTKLYSGSKDGTARIWDCHTGQCDQVINLGGEVGCFTCEGPWVFVGLPNTVKAYNIQNGASYNISGPVGQVHALEVANDMLFAGAQDGTILVWKGGSEADPFEMAAPLRGHTQGVVSLIVGRNWLYSGSIDQTIRVWDLHTLECVQELVGHTDMVMSLLCWDQYLISCSLDKTIKVWGVATEGGSLEVVYTHHEDHGILALSRTIDAHGKPVLLCACLDNTVRLYELPSFTERGKIFSRREVRTLQTAAGGLFFTGDAAGTLTVWNWLDSPKSQKEQLPQPMESC from the exons ATGGCTATTAAGACAGCAAGGAGTACTGTGGGTTGGCCACACGATTCAGCTGCTCACTATAAAGCGCCAACAAGCCGCAGAAGAGTTTGCACTTACTGGTTAGCAGGGAAATGCAACCGGAATCCCTGTAGGTTTTCGCACGATGCATCTCTTCCGCGCAATGTTTACCATCGAGCTGCAAAGCAGTCCAGTCATATGGCTGAGGATTGCCCTGGGAGGAAGCGCCCTGAATGTAGTCCAGTGAATTCGGCAATTTCAACTTCTGGAGGGAGGAGAAACCCTCCAAAGCCCCTAGAAAAACTATGCCATCACTGGATATTTGGCAACTGCGTGAAAGGAGATGCATGTCCTTTTTTGCATTCATGGTTTCATGGTGTTGATTTTGCTATGTTGGCAAAGCTTGAGGGCCATAAAAAG GGTGTTTCTGGGATAGCACTTCCTTCTGGATCTACTAAGCTCTACTCTGGAAGCAAAGACGGAACGGCTAGAATCTGGGACTGTCACACTGGTCAATGTGATCAGGTGATCAACCTTGGAGGAGAAGTTGGGTGTTTTACTTGTGAAGGTCCTTGGGTGTTTGTTGGCCTGCCTAATACTGTTAAG GCATATAATATCCAGAATGGTGCTAGCTACAATATCAGTGGACCAGTTGGACAGGTTCATGCTCTGGAAGTTGCTAATGACATGCTTTTTGCTGGAGCCCAG GATGGCACTATCTTGGTGTGGAAAGGAGGTAGTGAGGCCGATCCTTTTGAGATGGCTGCGCCTCTCAGGGGTCACACGCAGGGCGTGGTATCATTAATTGTCGGGCGCAACTGGTTGTATTCTGGTTCCATTGACCAGACCATAAGG GTGTGGGACTTGCACACTCTGGAGTGTGTTCAGGAACTTGTTGGACACACTGACATGGTGATGTCACTTCTTTGCTGGGACCAGTACCTGATATCCTGTTCATTGGATAAGACAATTAAGGTCTGGGGGGTTGCCACTGAAGGAGGCAGCTTGGAAGTTGTCTATACACATCATGAGGACCAT GGTATTCTTGCACTGTCAAGGACAATTGATGCACATGGTAAGCCGGTACTTCTCTGTGCATGCCTTGACAACACCGTTCGGTTGTACGAGCTCCCATC GTTCACCGAAAGGGGCAAGATATTCTCAAGACGAGAAGTTAGGACTCTTCAAACGGCTGCCGGAGGCCTATTCTTCACTGGAGATGCTGCGGGGACATTGACCGTTTGGAACTGGTTGGATTCTCCAAAGAGCCAAAAAGAGCAGCTTCCTCAACCGATGGAGTCATGCTAA
- the LOC120286212 gene encoding zinc finger CCCH domain-containing protein 48-like isoform X1 has protein sequence MAIKTARSTVGWPHDSAAHYKAPTSRRRVCTYWLAGKCNRNPCRFSHDASLPRNVYHRAAKQSSHMAEDCPGRKRPECSPVNSAISTSGGRRNPPKPLEKLCHHWIFGNCVKGDACPFLHSWFHGVDFAMLAKLEGHKKGVSGIALPSGSTKLYSGSKDGTARIWDCHTGQCDQVINLGGEVGCFTCEGPWVFVGLPNTVKAYNIQNGASYNISGPVGQVHALEVANDMLFAGAQDGTILVWKGGSEADPFEMAAPLRGHTQGVVSLIVGRNWLYSGSIDQTIRVWDLHTLECVQELVGHTDMVMSLLCWDQYLISCSLDKTIKVWGVATEGGSLEVVYTHHEDHGILALSRTIDAHGKPVLLCACLDNTVRLYELPSFTGRGKIFSRREVRTLQTAPGGLFFTGDAAGTLTVWNWLDSPKSQTEQLPQSMESC, from the exons ATGGCTATTAAGACAGCAAGGAGTACTGTGGGTTGGCCACACGATTCAGCTGCTCACTATAAAGCGCCAACAAGCCGCAGAAGAGTTTGCACTTACTGGTTAGCAGGGAAATGCAACCGGAATCCCTGTAGGTTTTCGCACGATGCATCTCTTCCGCGCAATGTTTACCATCGAGCTGCAAAGCAGTCCAGTCATATGGCTGAGGATTGCCCTGGGAGGAAGCGCCCTGAATGTAGTCCAGTGAATTCGGCAATTTCAACTTCTGGAGGGAGGAGAAACCCTCCAAAGCCCCTAGAAAAACTATGCCATCACTGGATATTTGGCAACTGCGTGAAAGGAGATGCATGTCCTTTTTTGCATTCATGGTTTCATGGTGTTGATTTTGCTATGTTGGCAAAGCTTGAGGGCCATAAAAAG GGTGTTTCTGGGATAGCACTTCCTTCTGGATCTACTAAGCTCTACTCTGGAAGCAAAGACGGAACGGCTAGAATCTGGGACTGTCACACTGGTCAATGTGATCAGGTGATCAACCTTGGAGGAGAAGTTGGGTGTTTTACTTGTGAAGGTCCTTGGGTGTTTGTTGGCCTGCCTAATACTGTTAAG GCATATAATATCCAGAATGGTGCTAGCTACAATATCAGTGGACCAGTTGGACAGGTTCATGCTCTGGAAGTTGCTAATGACATGCTTTTTGCTGGAGCCCAG GATGGCACTATCTTGGTGTGGAAAGGAGGTAGTGAGGCCGATCCTTTTGAGATGGCTGCGCCTCTCAGGGGTCACACGCAGGGCGTGGTATCATTAATTGTCGGGCGCAACTGGTTGTATTCTGGTTCCATTGACCAGACCATAAGG GTGTGGGACTTGCACACTCTGGAGTGTGTTCAGGAACTTGTTGGACACACTGACATGGTGATGTCACTTCTTTGCTGGGACCAGTACCTGATATCCTGTTCATTGGATAAGACAATTAAGGTCTGGGGGGTTGCCACTGAAGGAGGCAGCTTGGAAGTTGTCTATACACATCATGAGGACCAT GGTATTCTTGCACTGTCAAGGACAATTGATGCACATGGTAAGCCGGTACTTCTCTGTGCATGCCTTGACAACACCGTTCGGTTGTACGAGCTCCCATC GTTCACTGGAAGGGGCAAGATATTCTCAAGACGAGAAGTTAGGACTCTTCAAACGGCTCCCGGAGGCCTATTCTTCACGGGAGACGCTGCGGGGACATTGACCGTTTGGAACTGGTTGGATTCTCCAAAGAGCCAAACAGAGCAGCTTCCTCAATCGATGGAGTCATGCTAA